Within the Salmo salar chromosome ssa12, Ssal_v3.1, whole genome shotgun sequence genome, the region tggagtctgtttctgaccgtttgagcagacacatgcacatttgtggcctgctggaggtcattttgcagggctctggcagtgctcctcctgctcctccttgcacaaaggcggaggtagcggtcctgctgctgggttgttgccctcctacggcctcctccacgtctcctgatgtactggcctgtctcctggtagcgcctccatgctctggacactacgctgacagacacagcaaaccttcttgccacagctcgcattgatgtgccatcctggatgagctgcactacctgagccacttgtgtgggttgtagactccgtctcatgctaccactagtgtgaaagcaccgccagcattcaaaagtgaccaaaacatcagccaggaagcataggaactgagaagtgggctgtggttaccacctgcagaaccactgctttattgggggtgtcttgcttattgcctataatttccacctgtttgtctattccatttgcacaacagcatgtgaaatttattgtcaatcagtgttgcttcctaagtggacagtttgatttcacagaagtgtgattgacttggagttacattgtgttgtttaagtgttccctttatttttttgagcagtatatatgccaaacaaaaaccattgattttcaagagttaacaaaccatacaactctatgcacaaggactacttttaacaatttcctctGAATATTTTTACAAAGatacatttactggaagaactgtgcagatgcaaagtttggaaaCAGGTTGCGTCCACGTTTTCCCAAAACTCTTAAATATCTGCTCTGAATTTAGATTCAACCAATATCTGTAGAAATCATGGGGtctcagctatgacatgacacattGACTTTGAAAAAATCTCTTTTGGttattgaagtggatttacacctggTAACGGAATTGTGGTAATGGAATTTCATCATGGAttcctgatctgtactacacagaaatgatGGAGATCAtttggatatgaatgtcattctcttcatggtgatgtaccctaaataggtacacaaaggtgTATATATATGCAATATCCTACTTTGGGCATTATTCTACACTGGCTAgctattattttaatgagctctgCCTCCAAACAaccaaatttggttggtccggtctggaccaaatctgaacgaaTCATAAACGTCTACTGTACTtaactctattgtactgaactatactctactgtgctgtccaaacctGTGAACCCAATTGTgttttgtgactactatgattatCCATTGTAGCCAATTTACAATTACGTTAACGATTTTTCCGAAATTCTGTTACTGATTTTGGTTATTTCGAGTTCTAAACACTTTACTGATATCAATTTCCTTTGAATCATTAAAACACAAATTTTATTGAGTTCTACCttttactttttatttctgtgaactttcattatcctcatgagggagagaaattagacaaTATCTTCAAGATatgtaattctgttaccagaAACCCACAAAGacacaaggcaatgtttcttaaacttatggaaggccgggaagttggtccTAATCTAAATAGAAGTGCTAATATTAGTTGGCGTCTTTACTTCATTATTGTGTTCTGATGTGTTTCTGATGCCGTAAGACTTTTTCTAGTaaatgttttctaagacccctttaACATCtctttgaccagaaatcaaagtctttgcttatttcacatttttaggatggaaaatgTTTAAAATGTATATATGCCTTAATTTCTTAAATATAGACCACTTTTCATTTGACATTTAATTTcacatgctcctatgaacttcacatgttggtgctcatgggtccttttacatggaaatggccTGGTGCTCATGGGTCTGAATAAATTATTGATATTTCGCAATTGGTGTGAAAGGCATCATAAACATGACATGCTCGTATTTTTCTTTTTGGTCTGAATTATTTGGACAAAAATTGGACTTGGTGAGAATAAGGCCTTAACCCCATATTTGTTCATATTCCCACAGGAGAGAGCTCCAACCCAGGTTCAGACAGTGAGCCCAGTTCCACAGCATcaggaaacaataaacaacacagacagaggaacTCAAGACAGAAACATCACCACTGCATGGACTGCTTCACTAGTTTCTATGAGCCAGAGGAGTTAAGAAGGCACACTTGTAGGCCCCGCTCCTGCTCAGATTGCAGAGGCAGTTTTATTTGTCCAACTCACCTCAAATCAAAACcgacaaaaaaaagaaagacgcaCCCATGTGggcaatgtggaaagagttttcagACCCCAAGCAAACTAAAAATACACCAGCGAACTCACACGGGGGAGCAACCTTTCCATTGCTCTgtttgtgggaagagtttctctctTTCACAGAACTTAAATCGACACCAAATAACTCACACAGGAAAGAAGCCTTTCCTCTgctctcagtgtgggaagagtttcagtcATTCATCAACTCTGAAGACACACCAGCTAattcatacaggagagaagcatcaccactgctctcagtgtgggaaGGGTTTCAGTCGGGCAGGAGACCTAACAAGACACCAGTTTACTCACACAGGAAATAAGCTTttccactgctctcagtgtgggaaTGGTTTCAGTCGAGTAGCAGCCCTGAAGGTACACCAGCAAACTCACaccggagagaagccttaccactgctctgtTTGTGGGATGAGTTTTTCCCTTTTACAGACCCTAAATAGACACCAGCTTACGCACACAAGAGAGAAGCCTAATCACTGCTCTGAGTATGGGAAAGGTTTCGGTCACTCATCAAATCTGACGACATACCTGTTAAAGTGAGTTCTGTTGCATTTTATTATGGGAATAGGACTTGCCCCCCAAATAGGACAGGGGTTATGGCATTAACGTCCACTCAACTTGTCTCTGGTCATCTGGATCACTGCTCAGCGTTTACCTAACCTATTGTTTTACCACTTCAATCCTGGGTAACCCTGGTAACATCTTATAAACCTTGAGTATCATGTAATAAACACTGGATGTCTGTTAATAAATGATGGTAATCATGGGTATAATAGGTAGATATTTGTGAAGGAAGAATGGTTGACAACCTTTTAACTTGGGTGTCATGTTATAAACACTGTAgctatattatgaaataaaaatGTTAGTGGCGAAAGTAGAGGATTCCAAGTCATGTTTTGGAGTTTGAGTATTGTATATTGAAATAATGCTCATGGGTCaccttgacattatggggtattgtgtgtagattgatgaggaaaataaatagtttaattcattttagaataaggctataacaaaatgtggaaaaagtcaagggatctgaatactttctgaatgcactgtacagtggTATTTGGGCTTCATTTTTCAAGATTTTGTTTTCAATCACATGATTTTTGTAAGTTATGCAGTCGACATGTAATCAGTCGCAAGTCTGACACATTTTATaaccataatgcaacacactttgaaaggtgCTGACCAAGGATGACTTGGACAAAAGGGATCTGCTTGATCTTGCCTAGTGACTGG harbors:
- the LOC106564166 gene encoding zinc finger protein 239, with protein sequence MVSVKLEDCSQTLELNVIVKEEEEETEIQEEVEERAVKEEVEERAVKEEVEERAVKEEEVEERAVKEEEVENREVSAPDLEEEEEVDSITDPGESSNPGSDSEPSSTASGNNKQHRQRNSRQKHHHCMDCFTSFYEPEELRRHTCRPRSCSDCRGSFICPTHLKSKPTKKRKTHPCGQCGKSFQTPSKLKIHQRTHTGEQPFHCSVCGKSFSLSQNLNRHQITHTGKKPFLCSQCGKSFSHSSTLKTHQLIHTGEKHHHCSQCGKGFSRAGDLTRHQFTHTGNKLFHCSQCGNGFSRVAALKVHQQTHTGEKPYHCSVCGMSFSLLQTLNRHQLTHTREKPNHCSEYGKGFGHSSNLTTYLLK